Proteins from one Blattabacterium cuenoti genomic window:
- a CDS encoding MATE family efflux transporter has protein sequence MLLAIPIFFTQLGVICIGLSDNIMVGFLGKKSLASISLANAAFFIIIIFGLGISTSISSLIASIDAKKEYKEGIIIFYHGLIINFFLSILMYIEIHIFCYIIPYLGQPKEILNETISFLEIIGISFIPWMMFEVFRKFSEGLSLVFPSLLVTWSSALINIILNYIFLNGILGFPQLGSIGIAYSTLISRIIMLIGILIILYKYKKVHNYYDHFKCFFIKKKYLKKILKIGIPSGLHMLFEMSAFAISSFISGIYGIKVLAAHQIVINLVSSTFLLNTGLSVAATIRIGNQFALKNYYELRKIGKSIFLMGIIFMLICSFLFFFFRNYIPFFYIKNDNDYEVVLIAEKMIFIASFFQLPDGLQGIILGALRGLQDVHIPMWISFFSYWIIALPLSWLLSIKIGIQGIWIGLGLGITISALLLFIRYEIITKKLIKKI, from the coding sequence TTGTTATTAGCTATTCCTATTTTTTTTACTCAATTAGGAGTAATATGTATAGGATTATCTGATAACATTATGGTTGGATTTTTAGGAAAAAAATCTTTAGCTTCCATATCATTAGCTAATGCTGCTTTTTTTATTATAATTATTTTTGGATTAGGAATATCAACATCTATTTCATCTTTAATAGCATCTATAGATGCTAAAAAAGAATATAAAGAAGGTATTATTATTTTTTATCATGGATTAATTATTAATTTTTTTTTATCCATATTAATGTATATAGAAATACACATTTTTTGTTATATTATTCCTTATTTAGGACAACCTAAAGAAATATTAAATGAAACTATATCTTTTTTAGAAATAATAGGAATATCTTTTATTCCATGGATGATGTTTGAAGTTTTTCGAAAATTTTCCGAAGGATTATCTTTAGTATTTCCTAGTCTTTTAGTTACTTGGTCTTCAGCTTTAATTAATATAATATTAAATTATATATTTCTTAATGGAATTTTAGGATTCCCTCAATTAGGTTCTATAGGTATAGCTTATTCAACTTTAATATCTCGTATAATTATGTTAATAGGAATTTTAATTATATTGTATAAATATAAAAAAGTACATAATTATTATGATCATTTTAAATGTTTTTTTATAAAAAAGAAATATTTAAAAAAAATACTTAAAATAGGTATTCCATCTGGATTACATATGTTATTTGAAATGAGTGCTTTTGCTATTTCTTCTTTTATATCAGGTATATATGGAATTAAAGTATTAGCGGCTCATCAAATAGTTATCAATTTAGTTTCTTCTACTTTTTTACTCAATACAGGTCTTTCTGTAGCTGCTACAATAAGAATAGGAAATCAATTTGCCTTAAAAAATTATTATGAATTAAGAAAAATAGGAAAATCTATTTTTTTAATGGGAATTATTTTTATGTTAATATGTAGTTTTTTATTTTTTTTCTTTCGAAATTATATTCCTTTTTTTTATATAAAAAATGATAATGATTATGAAGTTGTTTTAATTGCAGAAAAAATGATTTTTATTGCCAGTTTTTTTCAATTACCTGATGGATTACAAGGAATTATTCTTGGAGCTTTAAGAGGATTACAAGATGTTCATATTCCTATGTGGATTAGTTTTTTTTCTTATTGGATTATTGCTTTACCTTTATCTTGGTTATTATCTATTAAAATAGGTATTCAAGGAATTTGGATTGGATTAGGATTAGGTATTACTATATCAGCATTATTACTTTTTATAAGATATGAAATTATAACTAAAAAACTTATAAAAAAAATATAA